The Corynebacterium occultum sequence TCCTGGGTCGGAGTTTCTGCTGGGGGAGCCTCAAATTCTGGTGTTTCCACTGCTTCTGGTGTTTGAACTGCCGCTGGTGTTTCCGCTGCCGGGGCCTCAGGGGTCACCGAGGGAAGCTCCGGTGCCACAGATGGCTCAGCGCTCGGGGTTGCCGCGGGGCTGCTGCTGGGCTCCGGGCTCTCCACCGGGGTGCTGGGCGGGACCTCGCTGGGCAGCACTTCAGTGGGTAGGACCTCGCTGGGGCTGACGGGTACCTCCGAAGTGGGGGAGGTGGGTTCCTCGGTCAGCGTCAGGAAAGGCTCGGCGCTGGGGGGTGCTGTCTCGCTGCTTTCGAAGGGGTTCGCGGGGCTGAACGTCTGGGTGGGGGTGGCCCTGGTGGCTGCCTCGGGAATATAAGCATTCGGGGCGAGGTAGGGATCATCGGTGAGAACCGCGGCCGCATCCTGGGGTTTCTGCTCTTCCGGGGTTTCCTCGGTGACTTCCGGCGCCAGGGTTTCCGAGCTAACCGCGGCTGCTGTGGTGCCGGTGGTGGCGGACATGGCAGTATCGGTTGCGGAAAGGGTGGTGGGCAGACTTGCCCGCCAGACGCTGAGCCCGATTGCGGCAGCGACCAACAGGCCGATGCCCATAAAAATCAGGACTCTCCGAGTCTCAGCTAGCAATCTCTGACCCTTTCACCATTACGGTCATTGGTAACAACTCGATAACATAGCAGATCCCCGGGATTAGCGATAGCTTAAAACCGTTCGAGGACAAAACTAGAGGAGAGTTTCATGGGAGCTTGGGACATTGCGATTTTCGCGGAGGAAGTAAATGTCGACTTCCTCGATGAGCTGGCAGCTCTGGATGGTGAGGAGATCGTGGAGGCGGTCAAGGACGCCTGCCTGCTGGCAGCTCAACCCGCCGGTGTCAGCGAAGATGAGGAGCTCAACGGATTGGCCGCCGCCACCATCGCGGCGATCTGGGCAGGCGCACCCTTCTCCGCAGGGGATGTCGCGGAGAGCTACCCCTTCCTCCGGGGGTTGATCGGCCGGGGCTCGGAGAAGCTCCATGAGATCGCCGGGGAACTTCTGGAGAACGCCGACACCGAAGAAGATCTCGAGGCTTACCTGGAGGCCCTGGCTTAAGGGTTTAGTGACCTCTTCGTGATCTTGGTGCTCCGCTTGTGGGGCACCTCGGTAGAGTGGTTGTGGTATCGCAGATTGCACAACGACAGGAGATGTCACCCCCTATGACCACGGTCACTGATTTCAAGGTCGCGGACCTCAGCCTCGCTGAGTCCGGCCGCCACCAGATCCGTCTTGCCGAGCATGAAATGCCGGGCCTGATGGAGCTGCGCCGTGAGTATGGCGAGGAGCAGCCGTTGAAGGGTGCCCGCATCGCCGGCTCCATCCACATGACGGTCCAGACCGCCGTGCTCATCGAGACCCTGACCGTGCTGGGTGCCGAGGTCCGCTGGGCCTCCTGCAACATCTTCTCCACCCAGGATGAGGCCGCCGCCGCGATCGTCGTCGGTGAGGGCACCCCGGAGAACCCCCAGGGCGTTCCCGTCTTCGCCTGGAAGGGGGAGACCCTGGAGGAGTACTGGGACTGCCTCAAGGAGATCTTCAGCTGGGGCGAGGGCATTGAGCCCAACATGATCCTCGATGATGGCGGCGACGCCACCATGGCTGTCATCCGTGGCCGCCAGTTCGAGGAGGCCGGGGTTGTTCCGCCGGTGGAGGATGGTGACTCCGATGAGTACCAG is a genomic window containing:
- a CDS encoding DUF4259 domain-containing protein, whose translation is MGAWDIAIFAEEVNVDFLDELAALDGEEIVEAVKDACLLAAQPAGVSEDEELNGLAAATIAAIWAGAPFSAGDVAESYPFLRGLIGRGSEKLHEIAGELLENADTEEDLEAYLEALA